The Novosphingobium kaempferiae genome includes a window with the following:
- a CDS encoding DUF6771 family protein, with protein sequence MATVTTSTILAVIERAPQWVRRDLEARDDAIRARAEETLAAMIAAALQHADKDPSGDAAG encoded by the coding sequence ATGGCGACCGTGACCACTTCCACCATTCTCGCTGTGATCGAGCGTGCCCCGCAGTGGGTTCGCCGCGATCTGGAGGCCAGGGATGACGCCATTCGTGCGCGCGCCGAGGAAACTCTCGCGGCGATGATCGCCGCAGCCCTCCAGCATGCGGACAAGGATCCTTCGGGCGACGCGGCAGGCTGA
- a CDS encoding DedA family protein has translation MTEWLTGIVEELGYWAIALLMLLENVFPPIPSEVIMPLAGYTAAEGGLNLALVILAGTLGTVGGAAFWWWLASRYGERRLKALADRHGRWLTLSAGDIDRIDDWFDRHGSWAIPFAHVVPGLRTLISIPAGMFGTRFTRFIVLTTLGSAVWNSLLAGAGYVLGKQFSAVDRYLGPAGLGIMAAVLVYYLYRVITFRPGTKDA, from the coding sequence ATGACCGAATGGCTCACCGGCATTGTCGAAGAACTGGGATACTGGGCCATCGCGCTGCTCATGCTGCTCGAGAATGTCTTTCCCCCCATACCCTCCGAGGTCATCATGCCGCTGGCTGGCTACACGGCGGCCGAGGGCGGTCTAAATCTCGCGCTTGTCATCCTCGCCGGCACTCTCGGCACGGTCGGCGGAGCCGCTTTCTGGTGGTGGTTGGCAAGCCGGTACGGCGAGCGGAGACTGAAGGCCTTGGCGGACCGCCATGGCCGCTGGCTCACGTTGTCAGCGGGCGACATAGACCGCATCGACGACTGGTTTGACCGCCATGGATCCTGGGCAATTCCTTTTGCTCATGTGGTTCCCGGATTGCGCACGCTGATCTCGATTCCGGCAGGCATGTTCGGAACCCGCTTCACCCGCTTCATCGTCCTGACGACACTGGGATCTGCTGTGTGGAACAGTCTTCTGGCGGGAGCCGGATACGTTCTGGGCAAGCAGTTCTCAGCCGTCGATCGCTACCTGGGGCCTGCTGGCCTGGGGATCATGGCCGCAGTCCTGGTGTACTATCTCTATCGCGTCATCACGTTCCGCCCGGGTACGAAAGATGCTTGA
- a CDS encoding MgtC/SapB family protein, with protein MLEDDLPTTLMRLGLATVLGLALGFERERRGHDAGLRTHGLVALSSGMLTLSALELVEHHAEGDPVRVIQGLAQAIGFIAGGLIFVRGGDVRNMTTAASLWMAAAVGITAGAGQYILVLAGTALALLLLVAASLVERWFPAKEDAPESQQTTQMPNRRGAAVPPPASDHPNGNDE; from the coding sequence ATGCTTGAAGACGACCTGCCCACGACCCTGATGAGGCTCGGTCTTGCGACGGTTCTGGGTCTTGCCCTGGGCTTCGAACGCGAGCGCCGTGGCCACGATGCGGGCTTACGCACGCATGGACTTGTCGCGCTGAGTTCGGGGATGCTGACCTTGTCGGCGCTGGAACTCGTCGAGCACCACGCCGAGGGCGATCCCGTTCGCGTCATACAGGGGCTCGCGCAGGCGATTGGCTTTATCGCCGGAGGCCTCATTTTCGTGCGCGGCGGAGATGTGCGCAATATGACGACTGCGGCAAGCCTGTGGATGGCTGCGGCCGTGGGAATCACCGCCGGGGCCGGTCAGTACATCCTCGTCCTCGCCGGCACAGCGCTTGCTCTCCTGCTGCTTGTCGCTGCTTCCCTTGTCGAACGCTGGTTTCCAGCAAAGGAAGATGCCCCCGAGAGTCAGCAGACGACGCAAATGCCGAACCGCCGCGGCGCTGCCGTTCCGCCTCCCGCGAGTGATCACCCGAACGGAAACGACGAGTAG
- a CDS encoding GGDEF domain-containing protein — MKRRSPSPRARPQATVFGQAADELLPEAVYRDLLAPLFAMAIPILGFGILYAVVGTLVLVSWHSGPVLALVLCSSMVTAVRLAIIRAYHRAGGLAQDIPALRRWENRYTWATCACAGLIASLNLVALAAPDPLVHLATVSLIFTFGAGIVSRNAGRPKLCLLGQTITVVPVSLGMLVHATRIGALTVTGQFFILEAILLLVVAAMSIESVRHLYHSALEHLTTKHDLGNLARYDPLTGLANRLLVRESFFKQALSCRIDQQIAIHYLDLDGFKAINDQFGHPVGDRLLIQVAARLGAAVRGDDVIGRLGGDEFVVLQPGVLHADQAELLARRIIRQLSESYRIDDTEMQISASVGISLAPVHGLDLDRLLQCADAALYRSKRKGKAQVHFCEDPAPSSRGRAVA; from the coding sequence ATGAAGAGACGATCCCCATCCCCTCGCGCCCGTCCGCAGGCGACGGTTTTTGGACAGGCGGCAGATGAACTGCTGCCGGAGGCCGTCTATCGCGACCTTCTTGCACCGCTCTTCGCGATGGCCATCCCAATCCTGGGGTTTGGCATTCTCTACGCCGTCGTAGGAACACTGGTCCTGGTAAGCTGGCACAGCGGGCCGGTTCTTGCGCTGGTCCTGTGCTCCAGCATGGTGACCGCCGTTCGCCTTGCGATCATTCGCGCGTATCACCGAGCAGGGGGCCTGGCTCAGGACATTCCTGCGCTGCGGCGGTGGGAGAATCGCTACACATGGGCAACATGTGCCTGTGCCGGCCTGATAGCGAGCCTCAATCTGGTGGCGCTCGCAGCGCCCGATCCCCTCGTCCATCTGGCCACGGTCAGCCTGATCTTCACCTTTGGCGCCGGGATCGTATCGCGCAATGCGGGCCGGCCCAAGCTCTGCTTGCTTGGCCAGACGATCACGGTTGTCCCGGTGTCGTTGGGAATGCTCGTGCACGCGACACGGATCGGTGCTCTGACCGTCACCGGACAGTTCTTCATACTTGAGGCTATTCTGCTTCTCGTCGTGGCCGCGATGAGCATCGAATCCGTCCGACATCTCTATCACTCTGCGCTCGAGCATCTGACGACCAAGCATGACTTGGGAAACCTGGCACGATACGATCCACTCACCGGCCTTGCCAACCGGTTGCTCGTGCGTGAATCGTTTTTCAAACAGGCGCTATCGTGCCGGATCGATCAGCAGATCGCCATTCACTATCTCGATCTGGACGGCTTCAAGGCGATCAACGACCAGTTCGGGCATCCCGTCGGAGACAGGCTGCTGATCCAGGTCGCCGCGCGATTGGGCGCTGCAGTGAGAGGCGATGACGTCATCGGCCGGCTGGGGGGCGACGAATTCGTGGTCCTTCAGCCCGGCGTCCTGCATGCGGATCAGGCGGAGCTTCTCGCGCGCCGCATTATCCGCCAACTTTCCGAGAGCTACCGTATCGACGATACGGAGATGCAGATTTCCGCCAGCGTCGGGATTTCACTTGCGCCGGTTCATGGTCTCGACCTCGACAGGCTTCTGCAATGTGCCGATGCAGCGCTGTATCGGTCCAAGAGGAAGGGCAAAGCGCAGGTTCATTTCTGTGAGGATCCAGCGCCTTCCAGCAGGGGCAGGGCAGTCGCGTAA
- a CDS encoding PAS domain-containing sensor histidine kinase, with the protein MEQMAPYPRNSVDVEAITTDCEPMIAASSTEHRFDRLLEYMPIALWEVDARAPGVVFENLKAQGITDIVSYLHDHPGIVEQACDSVVVTRVNRAAARMFGAANDAELVQPVRYMFEATPQAAERVMAAHFDGRRNYVEEMQVKTFDGRIVEVLLLVTYPQPPENLDTTFITMQEIGDRVAAERQLRQLQTDFAHASRISTLGELSTSIAHEVKQPLGAIMLNGGTSLRRLAQVNPDLAKVRHLLEKIIESAGQATDIIGRIQAMASKQVPKRAQVSLNSIMRDAVRFVNQECVEKGITVRELLSPDVPLICGDRIQLQQVAVNLLVNAIHAIEQQSGGAIREICVLTHLTGTGRVEFVVADSGPGVAPENIGRLFDSFFTTKPGGMGIGLAICRTIMHDHDGEIAATNRPEGGSAFRCSLPGDGS; encoded by the coding sequence ATGGAGCAGATGGCACCGTATCCACGAAATAGCGTGGACGTTGAAGCTATAACAACCGATTGCGAGCCAATGATCGCCGCGAGTTCTACCGAGCACCGCTTTGATCGCCTTCTCGAGTACATGCCGATCGCATTGTGGGAGGTAGACGCCCGCGCGCCGGGAGTCGTCTTCGAAAATCTGAAGGCGCAAGGTATCACAGACATAGTTTCATATCTTCACGACCACCCTGGCATTGTTGAACAGGCTTGCGATTCCGTTGTCGTTACCCGTGTAAACAGAGCAGCCGCGAGGATGTTTGGAGCGGCGAATGATGCCGAGCTGGTACAGCCGGTTCGGTATATGTTTGAAGCGACGCCGCAAGCGGCTGAACGAGTGATGGCTGCGCATTTCGACGGTCGACGCAATTACGTCGAAGAGATGCAGGTCAAGACGTTCGATGGGCGTATTGTCGAGGTTCTGCTTCTGGTCACCTACCCACAGCCGCCGGAAAATCTCGATACCACTTTCATCACCATGCAGGAGATCGGTGACCGTGTCGCTGCGGAGCGGCAACTGCGGCAGCTGCAGACGGACTTCGCGCACGCATCGCGGATATCGACATTGGGCGAACTGTCCACTTCCATCGCGCATGAGGTCAAGCAGCCTCTGGGCGCCATAATGCTGAATGGCGGGACTAGTCTGAGGAGACTGGCGCAAGTTAATCCTGATCTCGCCAAAGTACGACATCTGCTGGAAAAAATTATCGAGAGCGCTGGCCAGGCAACCGATATCATCGGTCGCATTCAGGCGATGGCGTCCAAGCAGGTGCCGAAAAGAGCGCAGGTATCGCTGAATTCGATCATGCGCGACGCGGTTCGGTTCGTGAACCAGGAATGTGTTGAGAAGGGCATTACAGTCCGCGAACTACTCTCGCCTGACGTGCCTCTGATTTGTGGCGACAGAATCCAGTTGCAGCAAGTGGCCGTCAATCTGCTGGTGAACGCGATCCATGCGATAGAACAACAATCGGGCGGTGCGATCCGGGAGATTTGCGTGCTTACGCATCTGACGGGCACCGGGCGGGTCGAATTCGTCGTCGCCGACAGTGGTCCCGGCGTCGCGCCGGAAAACATCGGGCGACTGTTCGACAGCTTCTTCACCACGAAGCCCGGTGGGATGGGCATCGGTCTGGCGATCTGCCGGACGATCATGCACGATCATGATGGGGAGATCGCGGCGACAAATCGTCCCGAGGGTGGATCTGCTTTCCGTTGCAGTCTGCCGGGAGATGGCAGCTGA
- a CDS encoding GNAT family N-acetyltransferase: MITISEIAAEAEIRRCLPVMRLLRPHLKPDDDVVVGRIVRQMADGYRLLALLDGAEVRALAGFRFQENLVFGRSIYIDDLVVAPEARRQGHAETMLAKVREIALRAGLQVVALDTALANVGAQKVYERCGYETVAYHLIQRLPD; the protein is encoded by the coding sequence ATGATTACGATCAGCGAAATCGCTGCAGAGGCGGAGATACGTCGCTGCTTGCCGGTCATGCGGCTACTGAGGCCGCACCTCAAACCGGACGACGATGTGGTGGTCGGGCGTATCGTGAGACAGATGGCGGACGGCTATCGGCTCCTGGCCCTGCTCGACGGCGCCGAGGTACGCGCCCTCGCCGGATTTCGGTTTCAGGAGAACCTTGTCTTCGGCCGTTCGATCTACATCGACGATCTCGTCGTCGCGCCCGAAGCGCGTCGGCAGGGCCATGCGGAGACCATGCTCGCCAAGGTTCGCGAGATCGCGCTCCGGGCCGGTCTTCAGGTCGTCGCGCTCGATACCGCACTGGCGAATGTCGGTGCGCAGAAGGTGTACGAGCGCTGCGGCTATGAGACGGTAGCCTACCACCTGATCCAGCGTTTGCCGGATTGA
- a CDS encoding alpha/beta fold hydrolase, translating to MDNFTTKDGTRIFYKDWGPKELQPIVFHHGWPLSADDWDAQMLYFREQGFRVIAHDRRGHGRSEQTDAGNDMDTYAQDVVELAAHLDLRNAVHIGHSTGGGEVARYVARSQPGRVAKAVLVGAVPPIMLKTERNPGGLPMAVFDGFRAALAANRAQFYIDVPTGPFYGFNRPGAKVIQGTIDNWWRQGMMGGAKAHYDCIKAFSETDFTEDLKAIGVPVLVMHGDDDQIVPIADSAQLAIKLLRNGELKVYKGYPHGMLTTHADVLNPDILAFIRK from the coding sequence ATGGACAATTTCACGACCAAGGACGGCACCCGCATCTTCTACAAGGACTGGGGCCCGAAAGAGCTTCAGCCGATCGTGTTCCATCACGGCTGGCCGCTGAGCGCGGACGACTGGGACGCGCAGATGCTCTACTTCCGCGAGCAGGGATTTCGCGTGATCGCTCATGACCGGCGCGGCCACGGCCGTTCGGAGCAGACCGATGCAGGCAACGACATGGACACTTATGCGCAGGACGTCGTCGAACTCGCCGCGCATCTGGACTTGCGCAATGCCGTGCATATCGGCCATTCGACCGGTGGCGGCGAGGTCGCCCGCTATGTCGCCAGATCGCAGCCCGGCCGCGTCGCCAAGGCAGTGCTAGTCGGCGCGGTCCCGCCGATCATGCTCAAGACCGAACGCAACCCCGGTGGGCTGCCGATGGCGGTCTTCGACGGGTTCCGCGCAGCGCTCGCCGCCAACCGCGCCCAGTTCTACATCGACGTGCCGACCGGCCCCTTCTACGGCTTCAACCGGCCGGGCGCCAAGGTCATCCAGGGAACCATCGACAACTGGTGGCGCCAAGGCATGATGGGCGGTGCGAAGGCGCATTACGATTGCATCAAGGCCTTCTCGGAAACGGACTTCACCGAAGACCTCAAGGCCATCGGCGTGCCGGTACTCGTCATGCATGGCGACGACGATCAGATCGTACCTATCGCGGATTCGGCCCAACTGGCGATCAAGCTGCTCAGGAACGGCGAACTCAAGGTCTACAAGGGCTATCCGCACGGCATGCTGACCACGCACGCCGATGTCCTCAACCCGGACATCCTCGCCTTCATCCGCAAATGA
- a CDS encoding FMN-dependent NADH-azoreductase, translating into MASILLITASPYGSSSRGAQLAMQAVTNLQAQNPRLTLIERDLSALADATIHSGYSDALIGGHSHDAEVFALSEHLIRELEDAAYLIVATPMHNYTVPATLKMWIDFVLRYGRSFAPVDGIKTGLLKDRPTLVVVTAGGIVSGAGRLQPDHLTGYLADVLATVGVRDLKFVYLDGLVNPARAEQVAADGAQSIAMDPVFGAKVMA; encoded by the coding sequence ATGGCTTCCATACTTCTCATCACCGCAAGCCCCTACGGCAGTTCCTCGCGCGGGGCGCAACTCGCGATGCAGGCCGTTACCAACCTGCAGGCCCAAAACCCCAGGCTCACGCTGATCGAGCGCGACTTGTCCGCGCTGGCCGATGCGACCATCCATTCGGGCTATTCCGATGCGCTGATCGGCGGCCATTCGCATGACGCGGAGGTCTTCGCATTGTCGGAGCATCTGATCCGCGAGCTTGAGGACGCTGCCTACCTGATCGTCGCAACGCCGATGCACAATTATACCGTGCCCGCAACGCTCAAGATGTGGATCGACTTCGTGCTGCGATACGGTCGCAGCTTCGCGCCTGTCGATGGCATCAAAACGGGGCTGCTCAAGGACCGGCCTACACTCGTCGTCGTGACTGCGGGCGGGATCGTGTCCGGTGCCGGTCGGCTCCAGCCCGATCACCTTACCGGATACCTTGCCGACGTGCTTGCCACCGTGGGCGTGCGCGATCTGAAGTTCGTCTATCTCGACGGCCTCGTGAACCCGGCACGCGCCGAACAGGTCGCAGCCGACGGCGCCCAGTCCATTGCCATGGACCCGGTGTTCGGCGCGAAAGTGATGGCCTGA
- a CDS encoding carboxymuconolactone decarboxylase family protein yields the protein MTQRLDHMKQVPALTQKLVELTFAVKKGTVEEAILGLIEIRASQLNGCAFCLDMHTKQARIHGERELRLHHLAIWRESPLFNDRERAALALTDALTKLSPEGVSDAVYAEVRSQYTEDEIVQLTYMVMIINAWNRAGIAFQPVPGSQDKAFGLDKANLS from the coding sequence ATGACCCAGCGTCTCGATCATATGAAGCAGGTTCCCGCACTGACGCAGAAGCTCGTGGAGCTGACATTCGCCGTCAAGAAAGGCACCGTCGAGGAAGCCATCCTCGGCCTCATCGAAATCCGCGCCTCGCAGCTCAACGGCTGCGCCTTCTGCCTCGATATGCACACCAAACAGGCCCGCATTCACGGCGAACGCGAACTGCGCCTGCATCATCTCGCAATCTGGCGTGAATCCCCGCTGTTCAACGACCGTGAACGCGCCGCCCTTGCATTGACCGATGCGCTGACCAAGCTGTCGCCCGAAGGCGTGTCGGATGCGGTCTACGCCGAAGTGCGCAGCCAGTATACCGAAGACGAAATCGTCCAGCTGACCTACATGGTCATGATCATCAACGCCTGGAACCGCGCCGGCATCGCATTCCAGCCGGTCCCCGGATCGCAGGACAAGGCCTTCGGCCTCGACAAGGCGAACCTTTCCTGA
- a CDS encoding Rrf2 family transcriptional regulator, which produces MQLTRYTDYAMRMLLHVATRDEGDLSSIQEIAEVYDISKDHLKKVAHDLGQAGFLETVRGRYGGLRLGRPAEHITIGQIVRHTETGFDLVDCSTCLIAPACTLPRILNEATRAFLAVLDRYTLADLLAKRTNLRKLFAHTEAIRQVTVDPEDEETCIKRR; this is translated from the coding sequence ATGCAGCTGACCCGATATACCGATTATGCGATGCGCATGCTGCTTCACGTCGCCACGCGCGACGAGGGCGACCTTTCGTCGATCCAGGAGATCGCGGAGGTCTACGACATCTCGAAGGACCACCTGAAGAAGGTGGCCCATGATCTCGGACAGGCCGGGTTCCTCGAGACCGTGCGCGGCCGCTACGGCGGGCTCAGGCTCGGCCGACCGGCGGAGCATATCACCATCGGCCAGATCGTGCGCCATACCGAGACCGGCTTCGACCTCGTCGACTGCAGCACCTGCCTGATCGCCCCGGCCTGCACGCTGCCGCGCATCCTGAACGAAGCGACCCGCGCCTTCCTGGCCGTGCTGGACCGCTACACCCTGGCCGACCTCCTCGCGAAGCGAACGAACCTGCGCAAGCTTTTCGCGCATACCGAAGCGATCCGACAAGTAACCGTCGATCCTGAAGACGAAGAGACTTGCATCAAACGCCGCTAA
- a CDS encoding alternative oxidase — protein MYESIAVSIEHRRPENFGDRVAYGFTKTLRFFADLIFQERHTHRAIVIETVAAVPGMVGATLTHLKCLRRMVDDNGWIRTLMEEAENERMHLMTFVKVAQPNMLERLLILLVQWGFYCAFFGIYLVAPRIAHRVVGYFEEEAVISYTHFLQAIDAGTIADRPAPALAIHYWKLPQDATLRDVVLVVRADEAHHRDVNHGFADELAGQAPQAAAPYPEHAAELDIAA, from the coding sequence ATGTACGAGAGCATCGCAGTGAGCATCGAACACCGCCGGCCGGAAAATTTCGGCGACCGCGTGGCATACGGCTTCACCAAGACCCTGCGCTTCTTCGCGGACCTTATCTTCCAGGAGCGCCATACCCATCGCGCTATCGTGATCGAGACGGTCGCCGCCGTTCCAGGCATGGTCGGCGCCACGCTGACGCACCTGAAGTGCCTGCGCCGCATGGTCGACGACAACGGCTGGATCCGCACACTGATGGAGGAAGCCGAGAACGAGCGGATGCACCTGATGACCTTCGTGAAGGTCGCGCAGCCGAACATGTTAGAGCGGCTGCTAATCCTGCTCGTTCAGTGGGGCTTCTACTGTGCGTTCTTCGGCATCTATCTTGTCGCGCCGCGGATCGCTCACCGGGTCGTCGGCTACTTCGAGGAGGAAGCCGTGATCAGCTACACGCACTTCCTGCAGGCCATCGACGCCGGAACGATCGCCGACCGGCCCGCGCCCGCTCTTGCCATCCACTATTGGAAGCTGCCGCAGGACGCGACGCTGCGCGATGTGGTGCTGGTCGTCCGCGCGGACGAGGCGCATCATCGCGACGTCAACCACGGCTTCGCTGACGAACTGGCGGGACAGGCTCCGCAAGCAGCGGCGCCCTATCCAGAGCATGCGGCGGAGCTGGATATTGCCGCCTGA
- a CDS encoding group III truncated hemoglobin, producing the protein MMDHPSTIAEAAIRPLVEAFYERVRADPLLAPVFGAHVHDWEDHHARLADFWSSILRTSGRYKGSPLALHLLHADAMTPERFERWLALWRASSDELLPPPVAAVVQAKAARIAESFQLAIQYRRPPVETA; encoded by the coding sequence ATGATGGATCATCCCTCGACGATCGCGGAAGCCGCCATCCGCCCGCTGGTCGAAGCCTTCTATGAACGGGTGCGGGCGGACCCTCTGCTCGCCCCGGTGTTCGGCGCGCACGTTCATGACTGGGAGGACCATCATGCACGGCTGGCGGATTTCTGGTCCTCGATCCTGCGCACCAGTGGCCGTTACAAGGGCAGTCCGCTCGCCCTTCACCTGCTTCACGCCGATGCGATGACGCCTGAGCGCTTCGAGCGCTGGCTCGCCCTGTGGCGCGCGAGTTCCGACGAACTGCTGCCGCCGCCGGTCGCCGCCGTCGTGCAGGCCAAGGCGGCCCGCATCGCCGAGAGCTTCCAGCTTGCCATCCAGTACCGCCGCCCGCCCGTCGAGACGGCCTGA
- the hmpA gene encoding NO-inducible flavohemoprotein — protein sequence MPEALTSATIAIVKATVPALAEHGTAITKAMYARLFQDEHIKALFNHANQGESGAQVHALAGAILAYAQNIENLGALVPVVERIAYKHVGYHILPEHYPFVANALLAAIKEVLGDAATDEILAAWGEAYWFLANILKAREVVLRDEIMRSEGGWNGWRRFVVAEKIRESSVITSFVLCPEDGGPVLRHKPGQYLTFRLKPPGSPELKRNYSISCGPNGEYYRISVKREANGQGGSRFLHDDVEVGDVLETTPPAGDFFLAEAPQRPVILLSGGVGLTPMVSMAEAIVREHPQLEAHYVHGAINSETHAMDAQVKALAAACPALKVFTFYSDPLPGDELGRTHHGEGFVSLDWLAANTPLTDADIFLCGPKPFLRAFVAGLSLAGVAADRIHYEFFGPADELMAA from the coding sequence ATGCCCGAAGCACTCACGTCCGCCACGATAGCCATCGTCAAGGCGACCGTCCCCGCACTGGCCGAGCACGGCACGGCGATCACCAAGGCGATGTACGCGCGTCTCTTCCAGGACGAGCACATCAAGGCGCTGTTCAATCACGCCAATCAGGGAGAGAGCGGGGCGCAGGTCCACGCGCTTGCCGGCGCTATCCTGGCCTACGCGCAGAATATCGAGAACCTCGGTGCGCTGGTGCCGGTGGTCGAGCGGATTGCCTACAAGCACGTCGGCTACCACATCCTGCCCGAGCACTATCCGTTCGTGGCGAACGCCCTGCTCGCCGCGATCAAGGAAGTGCTGGGCGATGCGGCGACGGATGAGATCCTTGCGGCCTGGGGTGAGGCATACTGGTTCCTCGCCAATATCCTCAAGGCGCGCGAAGTCGTCCTGCGCGATGAGATCATGCGCTCGGAAGGCGGCTGGAACGGCTGGCGCCGGTTCGTGGTCGCGGAGAAGATCCGCGAGAGCAGCGTCATCACGTCCTTCGTCCTGTGCCCGGAAGACGGCGGGCCAGTGCTTCGCCACAAGCCGGGCCAGTACCTGACGTTTCGGCTGAAGCCGCCCGGCTCGCCGGAACTCAAGCGGAACTATTCGATCTCCTGCGGCCCGAACGGCGAATACTATCGCATTTCCGTGAAGCGCGAGGCGAACGGGCAGGGCGGTTCACGCTTCCTCCACGATGATGTCGAAGTCGGCGACGTGCTGGAGACGACACCGCCCGCCGGGGATTTCTTCTTGGCTGAGGCGCCGCAGCGCCCGGTCATCCTGCTGTCGGGCGGAGTGGGCCTTACCCCGATGGTCAGCATGGCCGAAGCGATCGTACGTGAGCATCCGCAACTGGAGGCGCATTACGTGCATGGCGCGATCAACAGCGAGACGCACGCCATGGATGCGCAGGTCAAGGCTCTGGCGGCCGCCTGCCCGGCTCTGAAAGTGTTCACGTTCTACAGCGACCCGCTGCCGGGAGACGAACTGGGCCGTACGCACCATGGCGAGGGCTTCGTCTCGCTCGACTGGCTCGCGGCCAACACCCCGCTGACCGATGCGGACATCTTCCTGTGCGGTCCCAAGCCGTTCCTGCGCGCCTTCGTGGCAGGGCTTTCGCTTGCAGGTGTCGCGGCGGATCGGATCCATTACGAGTTCTTCGGCCCGGCCGACGAACTCATGGCGGCTTGA
- a CDS encoding response regulator transcription factor: protein MHDRVPADDGGRVVEPLSERERPLIVIADDQALFREALEELFASVGMDTLCFENADGLLSAALPDRPGCFILDVRMPGLSGLDLQVELSRTARAMPIIFLTGHGDVPMSIRAMKAGAFEFKTKPVSEQDLLDAVSAAVDADRASRAEDLVTRECAAKLEALSARERQVLRLIVNGLLNKQIAYELGVTEVTVKLHRGNVMRKTGARSVAELVRLWDRLPEGLRPIEAG, encoded by the coding sequence GTGCATGATCGAGTTCCAGCCGATGACGGCGGTCGGGTTGTCGAGCCCCTTTCGGAGCGCGAGCGCCCGCTGATCGTCATCGCCGACGATCAGGCACTTTTCCGGGAGGCGCTGGAAGAACTCTTCGCATCGGTCGGAATGGATACCTTGTGCTTCGAGAATGCTGACGGCCTGCTGTCGGCGGCGCTTCCCGATCGTCCTGGCTGTTTCATTCTCGATGTGAGGATGCCGGGTCTCAGCGGGCTCGACCTGCAGGTGGAACTGTCGCGGACGGCTCGTGCCATGCCGATCATCTTCCTGACCGGGCATGGCGACGTGCCCATGAGCATCAGGGCGATGAAGGCCGGCGCGTTCGAGTTCAAGACGAAGCCCGTTTCCGAGCAGGATCTGCTCGACGCGGTAAGTGCTGCGGTGGACGCCGATCGTGCCAGCCGTGCCGAAGACCTTGTCACTCGCGAATGTGCTGCGAAGTTGGAGGCCCTTTCGGCGCGTGAGCGCCAGGTTCTGCGGCTGATCGTGAACGGGCTTCTCAACAAGCAGATCGCTTATGAGCTTGGCGTGACGGAAGTCACCGTGAAACTGCATCGCGGCAATGTGATGAGGAAGACCGGAGCACGATCGGTCGCGGAACTCGTCCGCCTGTGGGATCGACTGCCGGAAGGACTGCGACCGATCGAGGCCGGCTAG
- a CDS encoding response regulator, producing the protein MSRNRLIAVVDDDPGMCDAIGEMVEALDFDSARFLSAEGFLAEAQVRDFDCLVTDIRMPGTDGFELARRVAQIAPALPVILISSIDDEMTRRKVGRVGGTAFLRKPCDAETFLTCVTNAMDRG; encoded by the coding sequence TTGTCCCGCAATCGCCTCATTGCCGTTGTCGATGACGATCCGGGCATGTGCGATGCGATCGGTGAAATGGTCGAAGCGCTGGACTTCGACAGCGCGCGCTTCCTGTCGGCCGAGGGGTTTCTGGCGGAGGCGCAAGTGCGGGATTTCGATTGTTTGGTCACCGATATCCGCATGCCTGGCACCGACGGGTTCGAACTTGCCCGCCGCGTCGCGCAGATCGCGCCCGCCCTACCGGTGATTCTCATTAGTTCGATCGACGACGAGATGACCCGGCGCAAAGTGGGGCGGGTGGGCGGCACGGCCTTTTTGCGCAAGCCGTGCGATGCGGAAACGTTCCTGACCTGCGTTACCAACGCGATGGATCGTGGCTGA